The following coding sequences lie in one Plasmodium sp. gorilla clade G2 genome assembly, chromosome: 11 genomic window:
- a CDS encoding T-complex protein 1 subunit alpha — MSLSIYGNRESGQDVRTANVTAVQAISNILKSSLGPQGLDKMLVDNIGDVTITNDGATILKQLEVQHPAAKILVNLSELQDQEVGDGTTSVVLLASELLRRGNELIKMDIHPTTVICGYKLAMKESVKYIKEKLSERVSNLGKDVIINIAKTTLSSKFISYESDYFAKMVANAIQSIKIINESGKTKYPVSSVNVIKVHGMSSLDSKLIEGYAIMSGRASQAMPTVIKNAKIAFLDFPLKQYRLHLGVQVNINDPKELEKIRQKEKDITKERVNKILESGANVILTTQGIDDMPLKYFVEAGAIAVRRVNKDDLRRIAKLTNGQIRLTLSSIDGIEKFEASALGYCDEVYEEKVGDWDLMFFKGCRTSKSNTILLRGANDFVLDEMQRSIHDALCSVSRALESNYVVVGGGCVEVALSVYLEDFAKTLGSREQLAIAEFAESLLVIPKILALNASYDSIDLVCKLRAYHTKSQVMNIEDSKDYKWYGLDLVNGKVANNLKNGVLEAMISKIKSIRFATEATITILRIDDLIKLVPEERKMEEEP; from the exons ATGTCTTTGAGTATTTATGGAAATCGAGAAAGCGGCCAAGATGTGAGAACAGCAAATG tAACGGCTGTTCAAGCAATTTCAAACATTTTAAAGTCCAGCCTTGGGCCACAAGGACTTGATAAAATGCTTGTAGATAATATCGGTGATGTAACTATAACAAACGATGGAGCTACGATATTAAAACAATTAGAAGTTCAACACCCTGCTGCTAAAATTTTAGTTAACCTTTCAGAATTACAAGATCAAGAAGTTGGTGATGGAACAACATCTGTTGTGTTATTAGCTTCTGAATTATTGAGAAGAGGtaatgaattaataaaaatggataTTCATCCGACTACTGTTATTTGTGGTTATAAACTAGCTATGAAAGAATCTGTTAAATACATAAAAGAGAAATTAAGTGAAAGAGTTAGTAACCTAGGTAAAGAtgttattatcaatattgcTAAAACTACTTTATCATCTAAATTTATTAGTTATGAATCGGATTATTTTGCAAAAATGGTTGCTAATGCAATTCAatctataaaaattattaacgAGTCAGGTAAAACTAAATACCCAGTATCATCTGTTAATGTTATAAAAGTACACGGTATGAGCTCATTAGATTCTAAATTAATTGAAGGTTATGCAATAATGAGTGGTAGAGCTTCTCAAGCTATGCCAACTGTTATTAAGAATGCAAAAATAGCTTTCTTAGATTTCCCATTAAAACAATATAGATTACATCTAGGAGTAcaagtaaatataaatgatcccaaggaattagaaaaaattaGACAAAAGGAAAAAGATATAACTAAAGAAAgagttaataaaatattagaaTCTGGTGCTAATGTTATATTAACTACACAAGGAATTGATGACATGCCATTGAAATATTTTGTAGAAGCTGGAGCAATTGCAGTCAGAAGAGTAAACAAAGATGATTTAAGAAGAATAGCTAAACTAACGAATGGGCAAATTCGTTTAACATTATCATCAATTGATGGAATCGAAAAATTTGAAGCTTCTGCTTTAGGTTATTGTGATGAAGtttatgaagaaaaagtTGGAGATTGGGATCTAATGTTTTTTAAAGGTTGTCGAACATCTAAAAGTAATACTATCTTATTAAGAGGAGCAAATGATTTTGTTTTAGATGAAATGCAAAGATCTATTCATGATGCCTTATGCTCAGTAAGTAGAGCATTAGAAAGTAATTATGTAGTCGTTGGAGGAGGCTGTGTTGAAGTAGCTTTATCAGTATATTTAGAAGATTTTGCTAAAACCTTGGGTTCAAGAGAACAACTAGCTATTGCAGAATTTGCAGAATCGTTATTAGTAATACCAAAAATTTTAGCATTAAATGCATCTTATGACTCTATTGATTTAGTATGTAAATTAAGAGCATATCACACTAAATCGCAAGTCATGAATATAGAAGATTCAAAGGATTATAAATGGTATGGTCTTGATCTAGTAAATGGAAAAGTAGCAAATAATCTAAAAAATGGAGTCTTAGAAGCTATGATAAGTAAAATTAAATCTATAAGATTTGCCACGGAGGCAACCATAACAATTTTGAGAATAGACGATCTTATTAAGTTGGTTCCAGAAGAGCGTAAGATGGAAGAAGagccataa
- a CDS encoding nucleic acid binding protein, putative: MDMNFGFCDDNFFEQGHKSTDKEEIEELTKRGSPDGLTKIKENEEEKTLPKELCVPVTIKLLINKMMNTEELKIHDFQISGIIVFGKVVNIKELASAIIFEICDYTGNIEAKYNKDAKNEMVKNHIENIKVNDYIKIVGVVYSPETKSESIQISILYINKISDWVSYFTYFTSDVIYCYLKLLKLKNICTPNGINNEEKPWSHINLDTYYNHLDDIDSDIIKYLHTTEEKYASQQDIFNNLQKYHSEFNIKKSLTKLIEQYDLAQYEDIISIP, encoded by the coding sequence ATGGATATGAATTTTGGATTTTgtgatgataatttttttgagcAAGGACATAAGTCAACagataaagaagaaatagaAGAGTTGACAAAAAGAGGATCTCCTGATGGTTtgacaaaaataaaagaaaatgaagaagagaAAACTTTACCAAAAGAATTATGTGTGCCTGTaactataaaattattaataaataaaatgatgaatactgaagaattaaaaatacaTGATTTTCAAATAAGTGGAATAATAGTATTTGGAAAGGTagttaatataaaagaattggCTAGTGCTATAATATTTGAGATATGTGATTATACAGGTAATATTGAAgctaaatataataaagatgcAAAAAATGAGATGGTAAAAAAtcatattgaaaatattaaagttaatgattatattaaaattgttgGTGTTGTATATTCTCCAGAAACTAAAAGTGAATCTATACAAAttagtatattatatattaataaaatatcagATTGGGTTtcatattttacatattttacttctgatgttatatattgttatttaaaattattaaaattaaaaaatatttgtacaCCCAATGGTAtcaataatgaagaaaaaccATGGTCTCATATCAATTTagatacatattataatcatcTTGATGATATCGATAGTGatattatcaaatatttaCATACTACTGAAGAAAAATATGCAAGTCAACaagatatttttaataatcttCAAAAATATCATTCAGAATTTAATATCAAAAAATCACTAACGAAATTGATTGAACAGTATGACTTGGCTCAATATGAAGACATAATAAGTAttccataa